A region of Nocardioides sp. JS614 DNA encodes the following proteins:
- a CDS encoding type IV pilus twitching motility protein PilT, with protein sequence MSSPRDPSATPLRIAPFLQAVVVNRGSDLHVKVGSPPRIRISGSLVPLQVDPLTAEQVEELVRETMPADVEAHFSATNEADYALAVPGIGRFRVNAFRSRGAVGCVLRLVGDEPRSLADLALPEVIHRLALEPRGLVLVTGPTGSGKTTTLAAMVDAINEARPVHILTIEDPIEVIHRDKLAAVNQRELGTDTADWAVALRAAMRQDPDVILIGEMRDPDTVRAALAAAETGHFVMSTLHTTDAKETVNRIIDFFPPHEQKQVRLGLAGSLRGIVCQRLVPRADGQGRVVAMEVAVNTPRLAEAVADPDRTDTIPDIVSDGAYSGMQTFDQHLVRLVLDGSVSVPDAKLVSSNTHDFSVMLKRAGVDPALVDAEPPR encoded by the coding sequence GTGAGCAGCCCCCGGGATCCGAGCGCGACCCCGTTGCGGATCGCGCCCTTCCTCCAGGCCGTCGTGGTCAACCGCGGCTCCGACCTGCACGTGAAGGTCGGCAGCCCGCCGCGGATCCGCATCTCGGGGTCGCTGGTCCCGCTGCAGGTGGACCCGCTGACCGCCGAGCAGGTCGAGGAGCTGGTCCGCGAGACCATGCCCGCGGACGTCGAGGCGCACTTCAGCGCCACCAACGAGGCCGACTACGCGCTCGCCGTCCCCGGCATCGGCCGGTTCCGCGTCAACGCGTTCCGGTCACGAGGGGCGGTCGGGTGCGTGTTGCGCCTGGTGGGCGACGAGCCGCGCTCGCTGGCGGACCTGGCCCTGCCCGAGGTGATCCACCGCCTCGCCCTGGAGCCGCGCGGCCTGGTGCTGGTCACCGGCCCGACCGGCTCGGGCAAGACCACGACCCTGGCGGCGATGGTCGACGCCATCAACGAGGCCCGGCCCGTGCACATCCTCACCATCGAGGACCCGATCGAGGTGATCCACCGCGACAAGCTCGCGGCGGTCAACCAGCGCGAGCTCGGCACCGACACCGCCGACTGGGCGGTGGCGCTGCGGGCCGCGATGCGGCAGGACCCGGACGTGATCCTGATCGGCGAGATGCGCGACCCCGACACCGTCCGGGCCGCGCTCGCGGCCGCCGAGACCGGGCACTTCGTGATGTCGACGCTGCACACCACGGACGCCAAGGAGACGGTCAACCGGATCATCGACTTCTTCCCCCCGCATGAGCAGAAGCAGGTACGCCTCGGGCTCGCCGGCTCGCTGCGCGGCATCGTCTGCCAGCGGCTGGTGCCGCGCGCCGACGGCCAGGGCCGGGTCGTCGCGATGGAGGTCGCCGTGAACACGCCGCGGCTCGCCGAGGCGGTCGCCGACCCGGACCGCACCGACACGATCCCGGACATCGTCTCCGACGGCGCCTACTCCGGCATGCAGACCTTCGACCAGCACCTGGTCCGGTTGGTGCTCGACGGCTCGGTCTCGGTCCCCGACGCGAAG
- the pilM gene encoding type IV pilus assembly protein PilM — translation MSRTLVGLDIGSSGVRAAEFVPGRRRPTLRRFAQLPLPSGVVRAGVVADGEALTEALKELWSKGKFGSRNVALGVANAGVLVRQLDLDWMPPADFRKALRYQVQDVLPFSVDEANLDHHLLEELDVVGEDGTARRVARILLVAASRDMVDAFVDSARRARLRIQTVDLLPFALLRARTPMVQDGPAVTEAIVDVGSDVVSVVVHTAGVPRYVRMIPGVGGDSITAAVQERYDWTWEDAERTKVYVGLPGHAHLDPSQATALSPRTDGLDHAAQQVVDAAARGLAEEISTTLDFYRDSAADQAAQAEPAGDAEARTAGPVGRVLLTGSGAALGGFAELLGQRLAVPVDRLDALAGVRAPGRLRLADADLPALAVPAGLCVGAAR, via the coding sequence ATGTCACGCACCCTGGTCGGACTGGACATCGGCAGCTCCGGTGTCCGCGCCGCCGAGTTCGTCCCCGGACGCCGCCGTCCCACGCTGCGGCGGTTCGCGCAGCTCCCGCTGCCGTCCGGCGTGGTCCGGGCCGGCGTGGTCGCCGACGGTGAGGCGCTGACCGAGGCGCTGAAGGAGCTCTGGTCGAAGGGCAAGTTCGGCTCCCGCAACGTCGCCCTCGGCGTCGCGAACGCAGGTGTCCTGGTGCGCCAGCTCGACCTCGACTGGATGCCGCCGGCGGACTTCCGCAAGGCACTGCGCTACCAGGTCCAGGACGTGCTGCCGTTCTCGGTCGACGAGGCGAACCTCGACCACCACCTGCTCGAGGAGCTCGACGTCGTCGGCGAGGACGGTACGGCGCGCCGGGTCGCCCGGATCCTCCTCGTCGCCGCCTCCCGGGACATGGTCGACGCCTTCGTCGACTCCGCCCGCCGGGCCCGCCTGCGGATCCAGACCGTCGACCTGCTGCCGTTCGCGCTGCTGCGCGCCCGGACCCCGATGGTGCAGGACGGGCCCGCGGTGACCGAGGCGATCGTCGACGTCGGCTCCGACGTGGTGTCGGTCGTCGTGCACACCGCGGGCGTCCCACGCTACGTCCGGATGATCCCCGGCGTCGGCGGCGACTCGATCACGGCGGCCGTCCAGGAGCGGTACGACTGGACCTGGGAGGACGCCGAGCGGACCAAGGTGTACGTCGGCCTCCCCGGCCACGCGCACCTCGACCCGAGCCAGGCCACCGCGCTGAGCCCGCGCACCGACGGCCTCGACCACGCGGCCCAGCAGGTCGTCGACGCGGCCGCCCGCGGCTTGGCCGAGGAGATCAGCACGACCCTGGACTTCTACCGCGACTCCGCCGCCGACCAGGCCGCGCAGGCCGAGCCCGCCGGGGACGCCGAGGCCCGCACCGCGGGCCCCGTCGGCCGGGTGCTGCTCACCGGCTCCGGCGCCGCGCTGGGCGGGTTCGCGGAACTGCTCGGCCAGCGGCTCGCCGTACCCGTGGACCGCCTCGACGCGCTCGCCGGCGTCCGCGCCCCCGGCCGGCTC